One window from the genome of Brachyspira hampsonii encodes:
- the rplD gene encoding 50S ribosomal protein L4 encodes MEVVILNENGDSVGNLEIVDEIFKSEVNNNLLYEAIKNELANRRQGTHSTKTRAEVSGGGKKPWRQKGTGRARAGSTRSPIWVGGGKTHTPKPRDYSYRLPKKMKRKALLSVLSLKYGKNVLKVFEDFTFDAPKTKRMASFISKVKEPNTRKVAFVVGKDESLGDNYNKLLLSLRNIKDLKLVNADSMSIHPLFYADEVYFTKTALSKLNARIKG; translated from the coding sequence ATGGAAGTAGTAATACTAAATGAAAATGGAGATAGCGTAGGCAATTTAGAGATTGTTGATGAGATATTTAAATCAGAAGTTAACAATAATCTACTTTACGAAGCAATCAAAAATGAATTAGCTAACAGACGCCAGGGTACTCACTCTACAAAAACAAGAGCAGAAGTTTCAGGAGGCGGTAAAAAACCTTGGAGACAAAAAGGTACAGGAAGAGCTAGAGCAGGTTCTACAAGATCCCCAATTTGGGTAGGCGGTGGTAAAACACATACTCCTAAGCCTCGCGATTATAGCTATAGATTGCCAAAGAAAATGAAACGTAAGGCTCTATTGTCTGTTTTATCTTTAAAATATGGAAAGAATGTTCTTAAAGTTTTTGAGGACTTCACTTTTGATGCTCCTAAAACAAAAAGAATGGCTAGTTTTATAAGTAAGGTTAAAGAACCAAATACAAGAAAAGTAGCATTTGTAGTAGGTAAAGATGAATCTTTAGGTGATAATTACAATAAATTATTATTATCTTTAAGAAACATCAAAGATTTAAAGCTTGTAAATGCAGACAGTATGTCTATACATCCTTTATTTTATGCTGATGAGGTATATTTTACTAAAACAGCTTTATCTAAATTAAATGCTAGAATTAAGGGTTAA
- a CDS encoding outer membrane protein: protein MKRLVIILLFFIVAFSSKNLSAAIFSGVYIAPKINFKHEALNKTNRLELGKLPFLEKNNYIGGGFAVGYDLFRKTRLVPLRLDIEYMFQGVIGKKDTWMQSIMASVYYDINIFFVKNNELDNLTTRALYSRIPNMSIYFGLSFGNRLYQMHYVYDNIGKAIITRSSFAFGINAGLVYNILDWFALDLGYRYLLGFGFNDAHEVLLGARFTIR, encoded by the coding sequence ATGAAACGATTAGTAATTATATTATTATTTTTTATTGTTGCTTTTTCTAGTAAAAACCTTTCTGCAGCAATTTTCTCAGGTGTTTATATAGCCCCTAAAATCAATTTTAAACATGAGGCTCTAAATAAAACAAATAGATTAGAATTAGGAAAACTTCCTTTTCTTGAAAAAAACAATTATATAGGCGGAGGTTTTGCTGTAGGATATGATTTATTTAGAAAAACTAGATTAGTGCCTTTAAGACTTGATATAGAATATATGTTTCAGGGAGTAATTGGTAAAAAAGACACTTGGATGCAAAGCATAATGGCAAGTGTATATTATGATATAAATATATTTTTTGTAAAAAACAATGAATTGGATAATCTCACTACTAGGGCTCTTTACAGTAGAATTCCTAATATGAGTATATATTTTGGATTATCTTTTGGAAACAGATTATATCAAATGCATTATGTTTATGATAATATAGGAAAAGCTATTATTACTAGAAGTTCTTTTGCATTTGGAATTAATGCTGGTTTAGTTTATAATATACTTGATTGGTTTGCTTTGGATTTAGGATATAGATATTTATTAGGTTTTGGTTTTAATGATGCTCATGAGGTGCTTCTCGGAGCTAGATTTACAATAAGGTAA
- the tuf gene encoding elongation factor Tu — protein sequence MAKGTYEGTKTHVNVGTIGHVDHGKTTLTSAITAVSSAMFPATVQKVAYDSVAKASESQGRRDPTKILTIATSHVEYESDHRHYAHVDCPGHADYIKNMITGAAQMDGAILVVSAEDGVMPQTKEHVLLSRQVGVNYIVVFLNKCDKLDDPEMAEIVEAEVIDVLDHYGFDGSKTPIIRGSAIKAIQAIEAGKDPRTDPDCKCIIDLLNALDTYIPDPVREVDKDFLMSIEDVYSIPGRGTVVTGRIERGKIEKGNEVEIVGIRPTKKTTCTGVEMFKKEVVGIAGYNVGCLLRGIERKEVERGQVLAKPGTITPHKKFEAEVYILKKEEGGRHSGFVTGYRPQMYFRTTDVTGVINLAEGAQMIMPGDNANLTIELITPIAMEEKQRFAIREGGKTVGNGVVTKILE from the coding sequence ATGGCTAAAGGAACTTACGAAGGTACAAAAACACACGTAAACGTTGGTACTATTGGACACGTAGACCATGGTAAAACAACATTAACATCAGCAATAACAGCAGTATCATCTGCTATGTTCCCAGCAACAGTACAGAAAGTTGCTTATGACTCAGTAGCAAAAGCTTCTGAAAGTCAAGGTAGAAGAGACCCAACAAAAATATTAACAATCGCAACATCACACGTTGAATATGAATCAGATCATAGACACTATGCTCACGTAGACTGTCCAGGTCACGCTGACTACATTAAAAACATGATTACAGGTGCAGCTCAAATGGACGGAGCTATCTTGGTAGTATCAGCAGAAGACGGTGTAATGCCTCAAACAAAAGAACACGTACTTCTTTCAAGACAAGTAGGTGTAAATTACATTGTAGTATTCTTAAATAAATGTGATAAATTAGATGACCCAGAAATGGCTGAAATCGTAGAAGCAGAAGTAATAGATGTATTAGATCATTATGGTTTTGACGGATCTAAAACACCTATTATTAGAGGTTCTGCTATTAAAGCTATTCAAGCTATTGAAGCAGGTAAAGATCCTAGAACAGATCCAGATTGTAAATGTATAATAGACTTATTAAATGCATTAGATACATATATTCCAGATCCAGTTCGTGAAGTAGATAAAGACTTCTTAATGTCAATAGAAGATGTATACTCAATTCCTGGAAGAGGTACAGTTGTTACAGGAAGAATTGAAAGAGGTAAAATTGAAAAAGGTAATGAAGTAGAAATCGTTGGAATAAGACCTACTAAGAAAACTACTTGTACAGGTGTAGAAATGTTCAAAAAAGAAGTAGTAGGTATAGCAGGTTACAATGTTGGCTGTCTTTTAAGAGGTATTGAACGTAAAGAAGTAGAAAGAGGACAAGTATTAGCTAAACCTGGTACAATTACACCTCATAAAAAATTTGAAGCTGAAGTTTATATCTTGAAAAAAGAAGAAGGCGGAAGACACAGCGGTTTCGTAACAGGTTACAGACCTCAAATGTACTTCAGAACAACAGATGTAACAGGAGTAATTAATTTGGCAGAAGGTGCACAAATGATTATGCCTGGTGATAATGCTAACTTAACTATTGAACTTATCACTCCAATCGCTATGGAAGAAAAGCAAAGATTTGCTATTCGTGAAGGTGGTAAAACAGTAGGTAACGGTGTTGTAACAAAAATATTAGAATAA
- a CDS encoding cell envelope biogenesis protein OmpA, which translates to MKKILLISIITCFMSSSLFPLIDAFYIAPKIVYNFNDSGFKNNKNQRIMNNYLGAGFSAGFDFYRYQKNIPLRLELEYTFKDGMTGNYHTANIVKQSQHSILAAAYYSMHIYHIKKSELKTITAEEIYSRTPIMSLYLGLLMGTKINANTYDRWFEENGRVKATVTVPSPTFAIGGAVGIDIYVTSFLNLDIGYRILYGLDNVLSHEFAIAARFPIPDLRK; encoded by the coding sequence ATGAAAAAAATTTTATTAATATCAATAATAACTTGCTTTATGAGTTCATCTTTGTTTCCGCTGATAGATGCATTTTATATAGCACCTAAAATTGTATACAACTTTAACGATTCTGGTTTTAAAAATAATAAAAATCAGAGAATAATGAATAATTATCTTGGAGCGGGTTTTTCTGCAGGTTTTGATTTCTATAGATATCAAAAAAACATACCTTTGAGATTAGAATTGGAATATACTTTCAAAGATGGTATGACAGGAAATTATCATACTGCAAATATAGTAAAACAATCTCAGCATTCTATATTAGCTGCCGCTTACTATAGCATGCATATATATCATATAAAAAAGAGCGAATTAAAAACTATTACCGCTGAAGAAATATATAGCAGAACTCCTATAATGTCATTATATTTAGGACTCTTAATGGGAACAAAAATAAATGCAAATACTTATGACAGATGGTTTGAAGAAAATGGAAGAGTAAAAGCTACTGTAACAGTACCTAGTCCTACATTCGCAATAGGAGGTGCTGTGGGAATTGACATATATGTTACTAGTTTCCTTAACTTGGATATAGGATACAGAATATTATATGGTTTAGATAATGTTTTATCACATGAATTTGCTATAGCAGCTAGATTCCCAATACCAGATCTGAGGAAATGA
- the hisIE gene encoding bifunctional phosphoribosyl-AMP cyclohydrolase/phosphoribosyl-ATP diphosphatase HisIE: MSNINQNEIEKLKFDEKGLIPAIVIDYYTREVLTLAYMNKESLEISIKEGKTCFYSRSRQELWRKGETSGNYQHIQAIKSDCDNDALVIEVIKDGPACHTGAESCFFNEIYSKEDYKDFSIDKLYNLIKGRKTNKTEGSYTTYLFNSGIDKILKKVGEECTEVIIGAKNDSNKETIYEISDLLYHTLVLMVEKNITINDIKEELAGRSIIDKKEKQKSMK; the protein is encoded by the coding sequence ATGAGCAATATCAATCAAAACGAAATAGAAAAATTAAAATTTGATGAAAAAGGTCTAATACCTGCAATAGTTATAGATTATTATACAAGAGAAGTTTTAACTCTAGCATATATGAACAAAGAAAGTCTTGAAATAAGCATTAAAGAAGGAAAGACTTGTTTTTACAGCAGAAGCAGACAGGAACTTTGGAGAAAAGGAGAAACTTCCGGAAATTACCAGCATATACAAGCTATAAAATCCGATTGTGATAATGATGCTTTAGTTATCGAAGTAATAAAAGACGGACCTGCATGCCATACAGGTGCTGAATCTTGCTTTTTTAATGAAATATATTCAAAAGAAGATTATAAAGATTTTTCAATAGATAAATTATACAATCTCATAAAGGGAAGAAAAACTAATAAAACAGAAGGATCATACACAACTTATTTATTTAATAGCGGAATAGATAAAATATTAAAAAAAGTTGGAGAAGAATGCACAGAGGTTATAATAGGTGCCAAAAATGATTCCAATAAAGAAACTATATATGAAATATCTGATTTGTTATATCATACTCTAGTATTAATGGTTGAAAAAAATATAACAATAAATGACATAAAAGAAGAACTTGCCGGCAGATCTATAATAGACAAAAAAGAAAAACAAAAAAGTATGAAATAA
- the rplC gene encoding 50S ribosomal protein L3 produces the protein MVGIIGKKLGMTTVFDETGNAIAVTVVEAGPCTVMQIRDNEKDGYSAIQLGYGAVKEKHLKKPQIGQFKKANLEPKKYLKEFRMDNTSSYTVGQELKADIFQAGDFIDVSSLSKGRGFAGVMKRHNYDGGPMSHGSNFRRRAGSIGCNSYPARVWKGKGMPGHMGNTLTTIQNLKVVEIRPDDNLIMIKGAIPGAVNSIVKLTSAVKKRNKKKNSMN, from the coding sequence ATGGTAGGAATAATTGGCAAAAAATTGGGTATGACAACAGTTTTCGATGAAACTGGTAATGCTATAGCAGTAACAGTAGTAGAGGCTGGACCATGCACAGTTATGCAGATAAGAGATAATGAGAAAGATGGCTACAGTGCTATTCAATTAGGGTATGGTGCCGTGAAAGAAAAGCATTTGAAAAAGCCTCAAATAGGTCAGTTTAAAAAAGCAAATTTAGAGCCTAAGAAATATTTAAAAGAGTTCAGAATGGACAATACTAGCTCTTATACAGTAGGACAAGAGCTTAAAGCAGATATATTTCAAGCAGGCGATTTTATAGATGTTAGTTCTTTGAGTAAGGGTAGAGGTTTTGCTGGCGTAATGAAAAGACATAATTATGACGGCGGTCCTATGAGCCATGGTTCTAACTTTAGAAGAAGAGCAGGTTCTATAGGCTGTAACAGTTACCCTGCAAGAGTATGGAAAGGTAAAGGTATGCCTGGACATATGGGTAATACTTTAACTACTATTCAAAATTTAAAAGTGGTTGAAATAAGACCCGATGATAATTTGATTATGATTAAAGGTGCTATACCAGGTGCAGTTAATAGCATAGTTAAATTAACATCAGCAGTAAAGAAACGCAATAAGAAAAAGAACTCAATGAATTAA
- the fusA gene encoding elongation factor G: MARQISLENTRNIGIMAHIDAGKTTLSERILYFTGKTHKIGEVHEGAAEMDWMEQERERGITITSAATTCFWNGHRINLIDTPGHVDFTAEVERSLRVLDSAVGVFCSVGGVQPQSETVWRQASNYKIPRAIFVNKMDRIGANFYSVLDQTRERLKANSHPVVIPIGAESNFEGVVDLVNMKEIIWVSEDGMKMEEREIRPELKEKAEEYRNSLLEAIVEYDDDAMNKFFEGEEIDVPTIKRLIRTATLTADFFPMFCGTAFKNKGIQVLINGVVDYLPSPIDKPEVEGTDLDGNVIKRKISDDEKFSALAFKIMTDPHVGKIAFLRVYSGILESGSYVLNATKGKRERIGRILQMHANKREEIEQVYAGDIAAAVGLKDTTTGDTLCPENAPIILESINFPEPVINVAIEPKTKGDRDKMSVALSRLAEEDPTFRVSFDEETGQTIIAGMGELHLEIICDRMKREYKVEANVGRPQVSYREGIKKTVEVQGKFVRQSGGKGQYGDVWLRIGPNEPNAGFKFNNEIVGGAVPREYIPAVEKGCIESMNTGVLANYPMLDVIVSAYDGSFHPVDSSEMAFKIAASMGFKEGCKKADPYLLEPMMTVEVVTPEDYMGDIIGDLASRRGQVHGFTDKSGYKSINATVPLAEMFGYTTSIRNVSQGRASYTMQFSHYEEVPKNVAEEIIGARMGNSK, encoded by the coding sequence GTGGCACGTCAAATTTCATTAGAAAACACACGCAATATTGGTATTATGGCTCACATTGATGCTGGTAAAACTACTTTAAGTGAGCGTATTTTGTATTTTACAGGTAAGACCCATAAGATTGGGGAAGTTCATGAAGGTGCAGCTGAAATGGACTGGATGGAACAGGAAAGAGAAAGAGGTATTACAATTACTTCTGCTGCAACAACTTGTTTTTGGAATGGTCATAGAATTAATTTGATAGACACTCCGGGGCACGTTGACTTTACTGCTGAGGTAGAAAGATCTTTGAGAGTATTAGACAGTGCAGTAGGTGTTTTCTGTTCAGTAGGAGGTGTTCAGCCTCAGAGTGAAACAGTTTGGAGACAAGCTAGTAATTATAAGATTCCTAGAGCTATTTTTGTTAATAAAATGGATAGGATAGGAGCTAATTTCTATTCTGTTTTAGATCAAACAAGAGAAAGATTAAAAGCTAACAGTCACCCTGTAGTTATACCTATAGGTGCAGAAAGCAATTTCGAGGGTGTTGTTGACTTAGTAAATATGAAAGAGATAATTTGGGTTTCTGAAGACGGTATGAAAATGGAAGAGAGAGAAATCAGACCTGAATTGAAAGAAAAAGCAGAAGAATATAGAAACTCATTATTAGAAGCAATCGTTGAATATGATGACGATGCTATGAATAAGTTCTTTGAAGGTGAGGAAATAGATGTTCCTACTATAAAAAGACTTATAAGAACAGCAACTTTAACAGCAGATTTCTTCCCAATGTTCTGCGGTACAGCATTCAAAAATAAAGGTATTCAAGTATTAATTAATGGTGTTGTTGATTATTTACCATCTCCTATAGATAAACCTGAGGTAGAAGGTACTGATTTAGATGGTAATGTTATAAAAAGAAAAATATCTGATGATGAGAAATTTAGTGCATTAGCATTCAAAATAATGACAGATCCTCATGTAGGAAAAATAGCATTCTTGAGAGTTTATTCAGGAATTTTAGAATCAGGTTCTTATGTTCTTAATGCAACAAAAGGTAAAAGAGAGCGTATCGGAAGAATACTTCAGATGCATGCTAATAAAAGAGAAGAAATTGAGCAGGTATATGCTGGTGATATAGCAGCAGCAGTAGGTCTTAAAGATACTACAACAGGTGATACATTATGTCCTGAAAATGCTCCTATAATATTAGAATCAATTAACTTCCCAGAGCCTGTAATTAATGTTGCTATAGAACCTAAAACAAAAGGCGACAGAGATAAAATGTCAGTTGCTTTATCAAGACTTGCTGAAGAAGATCCAACATTCAGAGTTAGCTTTGATGAAGAAACAGGACAGACAATCATAGCAGGTATGGGTGAGCTTCACTTAGAAATTATCTGCGATAGAATGAAAAGAGAATATAAAGTTGAGGCAAATGTTGGACGCCCTCAAGTATCTTATAGAGAAGGTATTAAGAAAACGGTTGAGGTACAAGGTAAATTTGTTCGTCAGTCAGGCGGTAAAGGTCAGTATGGTGATGTATGGCTAAGAATAGGACCTAATGAACCTAATGCCGGATTCAAATTTAACAATGAAATCGTTGGAGGAGCAGTTCCAAGAGAATATATACCGGCAGTAGAAAAAGGCTGTATAGAATCTATGAATACAGGAGTTCTTGCTAACTATCCTATGCTTGATGTTATAGTATCAGCTTATGACGGATCATTCCACCCTGTAGACTCATCAGAAATGGCATTTAAAATTGCTGCTTCTATGGGATTTAAAGAAGGCTGTAAAAAAGCAGATCCTTATTTATTGGAACCTATGATGACAGTAGAAGTTGTAACTCCTGAAGATTATATGGGTGATATAATAGGAGACTTAGCTTCAAGAAGAGGTCAGGTTCATGGATTTACAGATAAATCAGGTTATAAATCCATCAATGCTACTGTACCTCTTGCTGAGATGTTTGGTTATACAACAAGTATAAGGAATGTTTCTCAGGGTAGAGCAAGCTATACAATGCAGTTCTCACATTATGAGGAAGTACCTAAAAATGTAGCAGAAGAGATAATAGGTGCTAGAATGGGTAATAGTAAGTAA
- the rplB gene encoding 50S ribosomal protein L2, which yields MAIKKFKPTTPSLRYRTVVDFSDITTNEPCKSLVCGKKRISGRGSNGRITMRRRGGGHKKLFRFVDFRRDKHDIEAKVVSIEYDPNRTARIALLHYTDGEKRYIIWPLGLNVGDRVVSGENAKVKVGCTLPLKKIPLGTIIHNIEITPGKGGQLVRAAGGGAQITAKSGGYCVIRLRSGEERRILENCYATIGQIGNLDHFNTTDGKAGTTRHKGRRPKVRGVVMNPVDHPHGGGEGKSGQGNPHPVSPTGVPTKGYKTRKKHKYSDRLIIKRRGGKK from the coding sequence ATGGCTATTAAGAAATTTAAACCGACAACACCAAGTTTACGCTATCGTACAGTAGTGGACTTTTCGGATATTACGACAAATGAGCCTTGTAAATCATTAGTATGCGGAAAAAAACGTATAAGCGGACGCGGTTCTAATGGTCGTATCACTATGCGTCGTCGCGGAGGCGGACATAAAAAACTATTTAGATTTGTAGATTTTAGAAGAGATAAGCATGATATAGAGGCTAAAGTAGTTTCTATAGAGTATGATCCTAACAGAACTGCTCGTATAGCACTATTACACTATACAGATGGCGAAAAAAGATACATAATATGGCCATTGGGACTTAATGTAGGTGATAGAGTAGTAAGCGGAGAAAATGCAAAAGTTAAAGTTGGTTGTACTTTACCATTGAAAAAAATTCCATTAGGTACTATAATACATAACATTGAAATAACTCCTGGAAAAGGCGGTCAGCTTGTTAGAGCAGCAGGAGGTGGTGCTCAGATAACAGCTAAATCAGGCGGTTATTGTGTAATAAGACTTCGTTCTGGTGAAGAGAGAAGAATCTTAGAAAATTGTTATGCTACTATAGGTCAAATTGGCAACCTAGATCATTTCAATACTACTGATGGTAAAGCTGGTACTACAAGACATAAAGGCAGAAGACCAAAAGTAAGAGGTGTTGTAATGAACCCGGTAGATCACCCGCATGGCGGTGGTGAAGGTAAAAGCGGACAAGGTAATCCGCATCCTGTTTCACCAACAGGTGTACCTACTAAGGGATACAAAACTAGAAAGAAACATAAATATTCTGACAGATTAATAATCAAAAGAAGAGGGGGTAAAAAATAA
- the rpsG gene encoding 30S ribosomal protein S7: MARRRRAQTRKIDADPVYGSVIISKFINKLMYDGKKSKAENIFYKAMDLVKQKTGKEGLEAFNEAIENIKPRVEVKSRRVGGSTYQVPVDVRPDRQNSLAFTWLIDASRKRGGRSMVERLSNEIADAIDGKGQAVAKRDTVHRMAEGNKAFAHFRW, from the coding sequence ATGGCTAGAAGAAGAAGAGCACAAACTAGAAAAATAGATGCTGATCCTGTTTATGGAAGCGTTATTATTAGTAAATTTATAAATAAGTTAATGTATGACGGTAAAAAAAGCAAAGCTGAAAATATATTTTATAAAGCTATGGATTTAGTTAAGCAGAAAACAGGTAAAGAAGGTTTAGAGGCTTTTAACGAAGCTATTGAAAATATCAAACCTCGTGTAGAGGTAAAATCAAGAAGAGTTGGAGGTTCTACATATCAGGTTCCTGTTGATGTAAGACCAGACAGACAGAATTCTTTAGCTTTTACATGGCTTATAGATGCTTCAAGAAAAAGAGGCGGAAGAAGCATGGTAGAGCGTTTATCAAATGAAATAGCTGATGCTATAGACGGAAAAGGTCAGGCGGTTGCTAAGAGAGATACAGTTCATAGAATGGCTGAAGGTAACAAAGCATTTGCTCACTTCAGGTGGTAG
- the rpsJ gene encoding 30S ribosomal protein S10 translates to MKEQKIRVKLKAFDIELIDQSAQSIVASVKKTGARVSGPIPLPTSIRKVTVIRSPHVNIKSREQFEMRIYKRLIDIFDVTPQTTESLKKLALPAGVDVQLK, encoded by the coding sequence ATGAAAGAACAGAAAATACGAGTTAAACTAAAAGCCTTTGATATTGAGCTTATTGATCAATCAGCTCAGTCTATAGTAGCTAGTGTAAAGAAAACAGGAGCTAGAGTATCAGGACCTATACCATTGCCTACAAGTATTCGTAAGGTAACAGTAATAAGAAGTCCGCATGTAAACATAAAGTCAAGAGAACAATTTGAGATGCGTATATATAAAAGATTAATAGATATCTTTGATGTAACACCTCAGACAACAGAGTCTCTTAAGAAATTGGCGCTTCCAGCTGGGGTTGATGTTCAGCTTAAATAA
- the rplW gene encoding 50S ribosomal protein L23 has protein sequence MYSLLIEPILTEKSNMLRTEPRGTEKRYYVFKVRQDANKQELMKAVEKIFNVHPLDCKIINVKPKKKNRRMSRRGYTRSYKKAIIVLDGKESIDIVK, from the coding sequence ATGTATTCACTTTTAATTGAACCTATACTTACAGAAAAAAGTAATATGCTTAGAACTGAGCCTAGAGGAACAGAAAAGCGTTATTATGTATTTAAAGTAAGACAGGATGCTAATAAGCAGGAATTGATGAAAGCGGTTGAAAAAATATTTAATGTACATCCGCTAGATTGTAAAATAATAAATGTTAAGCCAAAGAAGAAAAATCGCAGAATGAGCAGACGCGGATATACACGCAGTTATAAGAAAGCGATAATAGTTCTTGACGGCAAAGAATCAATAGATATAGTAAAATAA
- the rpsL gene encoding 30S ribosomal protein S12: MPTINQLVRKGRKRIINKTKSPALMKCPQREGVCTRVTTTTPKKPNSAMRKIARVRITNGMEVTAYIPGIDHTLQEHNRVLIRGGRVKDLPGCRYHIVRGSREATGVEKRMKARSKYGTKKPKA, translated from the coding sequence ATGCCTACAATTAATCAATTAGTAAGAAAAGGTCGCAAGCGTATAATAAATAAAACAAAATCGCCTGCATTAATGAAATGTCCGCAAAGAGAAGGTGTTTGTACTCGTGTAACAACAACTACACCAAAAAAACCTAACTCAGCTATGCGTAAAATTGCCCGTGTAAGAATAACAAATGGTATGGAAGTAACAGCTTATATTCCTGGTATAGACCATACATTGCAAGAACACAACCGTGTGCTTATAAGAGGCGGCCGTGTTAAAGACTTACCTGGTTGCCGTTATCACATAGTTCGCGGAAGCCGTGAAGCTACAGGTGTAGAAAAGAGAATGAAAGCTAGAAGTAAATATGGTACTAAAAAACCAAAGGCTTAA